TTCACCGCCCCGCCGGGGACTTTCACGACACCGGTCGCGAATCCACCCAAGCCGTCTCGAACTCCTCGCGATACGTCGGGAAGAGACCGCTCTCGTCCATTTCGCCCGGCTTGACGACCTTGTTCCCGTGGCGCAGCACCAGCACCGGCGCCTCCATGCCTCGCGAGCGCCGCAGATAGGACTGCACGACGGCGATCCCGTCCGTGCCGTCGCCGTCCACGAGGTAGGCGGCGTGGCGCGGGGTCTCGTCGTAGACCTGGATCTCGAAGGCGCCCGGGTCGCGGAGCTTGGACCGCACCCGGCGCATGTGCAGGATGTTCATCTCGACGGCCCGGCTCAACTCGCCCCGCCTCATACCGAGTTCCCGCTCGCGCCGCTTGACCGCGCTGGAGGCGGGGTTGAGGAAGAGCAGCCGCACCCGGCAGCCCGCCTCGGCGAGCCGGACCAGGCGCCGGCCGGAGAAGTTCTGGACGAGGAGGTTGAGGCCGATGCCGACCGCGTCGAGGCGGCGGGCGCCGCCGAAGATGTCCTCGGCGGGGAACTGCCGCAGCAGCCGCACCCGGTCGGGGTGCACGGCGACCACGTCCGCGTACCGGTCGCCGACGAGGTCCTCGACCGCGTCCACCGGCAGCCGGCGCGCGGAGGGCACGTCACCGCCCGCGCCGAGTATCTCAAGCAGCCGCGCCGAGGCCCGTTCGGCCTGGCCGAGGACGGCCTCGGACAGGGCCCGGTTGCGGGAGACGACGTTGCGGGTCACTTCCAGTTCGTCCAGGGCGAGTTCGACGTCCCGGCGCTCGTCGAAGTAGGGCTCGAAGCACGGCCAGTGCTGCACCATCAGCTCGCGCAGCTGCGGCAGGGTGAGGAAGCTGAGGACGTTGTCGTCGGCCGGGTCGAGCAAGTAGCCCTTGCGGCGGCTGACTTCACGTACGGCGACCGCGCGCTGCACCCATTCCTGGCCGGCCGGTCCGGCGGCGGCCACGACCCAGTCGTCGCCGTGGACGGGTTCGTAGATGGGACGCAGAACAGCGGCCACGACCGCGCGCAACCGCTGTTCGACGAGGTTCAGCCAGATGTAGGCCCGGCCGGCTCGCTGGGCGCGCGTACGCACCTCGCGCCAGGCGTCGGCGTCCCAGTCCAGCTCCGGCCCGATGGAACCGGCGGCGTCCATGGGCCGGGCCAGCGACACCGTGCCGGGCGGGACGTCTGCGGAGTTCCCCTCGTGACCCTCGTCACCAGGGGGCAACTCCAGCCCTCCCGAGCCCACCCGCGCACCGCCTTCCGCTCCCCCGAGCTCTCCCCGTCCCAACGATCAAGGAAGGGTACTCCGGGACCGGTCGGCGGTGCAGCCGGATGGACAGGGTCGTTTCTCAACTACCGCCCAAGTAGTTGCCGTTCTGCCCGGCGAGCTCCGCCGGAGTGAGCGGATTCATAGCGGTGACGTCACGCGGGGCGATCGAGAAGCCCTGCCAGTGGACCGGCATCGGCTGCTGGTCCTCGTCCCGGGCGATGTGGTGGAAGCCGACGTTGACCCAGGCCACGGGGTGCGTGAGGGTCTGGCCGTTGACCCACTTGTCGACCGACTTGGGGTGAGCGCTGTCGCAGCGCGGGTTGTTGCTGGAGAACAGTTCGCACTTGTTGTACTGGGTGAAGTAGATGTCGTGCTTGGTGTAACTGCGGCCCGGGTAGCGGGTGGTGGGGCCGGGGACGAACTCGTACGAGCGCGCGTGGTTGTCCTTGTTCTTGCCGGTCGCACTGACCACCCGCCACCAGCGGTACGTCTTGGCGTCGCCCGCGAGTTCCTTGGTGACCTTGGTGCGGGTGGTCTTGGTGGTCGGGGTGTCCGCGCCGCGCGGGGTGACCGTCGAGTCGTACTGCTCGACCCGGTTCTTGGTGGAGCCGTCGAGGGCGAAGTCCAGGCGCCAGAAGACGTTGTGGCTGTGGCTGGTGGCCTTGTCCTTGGCGGCGCCCTTGCCGATGGGCCAGCCCTTGCCGTCACCCGCGTCGTAGTCGAACGGCGAGAGGGTGCCGGTCGCGCCGACGTTCATGTTGATGGTGCCGTCGTCCTGGAAGCGCCACTCGGTCATGTACTCGTACCAGCCGACCTGGTTGACCGTGTAGACGAGGAGGTCCTTGCCCTGGGCCTGGAAGACCTTGTTCGCGGTGTCGCCCTGCATACGGTAGGCGTGGCCGCGGGAGCGGGTGGTGGTGCACAGACCCTTGACGTTGGGGTTCTGCTCCGGGTAGGGGTCCGGGATCTTGACGGTCTTGATGGTGCCGCCCGGGCACTCGGCGGGCGCCAGGTTCATCAGGTCCTTGGCGAAGTCCTGGCCCGTCAGGTCGTCGTACTCGTTGCCGCCGTCGTCGTAGGGGACGTGGATCTGGCCGAGGCGGGCGCTGTTGAGGACCTTGATCGGAGCGGCCTCTCCCTTGGGCTGGTAGGAGATGTCGTCCAGGACGAGGCCGGCCTTGCTGTCGTAGCGCCAGCACATCCGCCAGGTGGTGCCGCTGGAGAGCTTCTGCTCGATGCGGAAGGCGGCGCTACAGTCGGGCGCCGCCGCGGCGGCGCTCTGCGGCTGGGCGGTGGCCGGTCCGGCCCCGGTCGTCAGACCGGCGGCCAGCGCGGCGACGGCGAGGCCGAGGGCCGCCGTCCGGCCGCGGGCAGGGCTGATTCTGGTGACGCGCATGAAGAAGTGACTCCCTTGCAGGAGGTGCGAGTTCGAAAACTGGACGGAGTTGGGCTCAGCAGCCGAGTGGTCAGCTCAGCGCTTGAGCTCGCCCACCTTGTGGGCGCTCAGGTCGATCACCAGGGACGTGGTGTCGATCCACGGCCCGTTCTTGACCTTCGTGAACAGCCGCACGCAGCGGTGCTCGCCGCACTGGTCGAGTACGGCGGACTGAGCGCCGGGCGTGGCCCGGTAGACGCCACCGCTCAGCCGCAGCTGGTCCGCAGAGGTGAGCTCCTTGCCCATGGCGTCCTTGTAGTCGGCCTTGAGGCCGGCCCCGAGCGGGTCGGCGATCAGCAGGGCCGCCGCCTCACTGCTCTCGGCGCGGCTCAGCGGCGGCTGGACGCCCTGCTGCTCGGCGGAGTCCACGACCTTGCCGGTGTCCAGGTCGACGGTCTTGGTGACGAGGGTGTCGTCCCGGTAGTCGTAGTACGACACGTCGGCGCGCCGGGACGTGTCCGTGCCGCCGGCCTCCTGTTCGGCGAGGTCGACGGTCAGCTGCTGCGGACCGCGCTCACCCGCCGCGTTCTCGCTCGCGGCGAACGTCTGCCGGTTCACGGCGAGTTTCTGGGCCCGCGCGATCTCGTCGTCGGTCAGCGGGTCGCCGCCCTTGCCCTTGTCCCCTTCGTCCGGGGCCGCCTGGACGACGCCCGGCGCGACGGGCGCGCCCTGCTCGTCCTGCCCCAGCTGCTGGGCTGCGGCCGCTGTGCCGTCGCCCTTGGTCCCGCCCGTTTCGTCGGCACCCGCCGTCCCCGGCAGCGTGATGCCGACCATCACGGCGGTCGAGGCCACCGCAATGGCCGCACCGGCCACCACCTTGCCCAGGTGGCGGCGCACTATCTCGCGCACATCTTCCCCCTACTCCCCCTTCGATCCCGGGAGTACGTGTTTGCCCCACACTTTTCGGCATACCTCGTATGCACTGG
This DNA window, taken from Streptomyces sp. NBC_00663, encodes the following:
- a CDS encoding SAV2148 family HEPN domain-containing protein — its product is MGSGGLELPPGDEGHEGNSADVPPGTVSLARPMDAAGSIGPELDWDADAWREVRTRAQRAGRAYIWLNLVEQRLRAVVAAVLRPIYEPVHGDDWVVAAAGPAGQEWVQRAVAVREVSRRKGYLLDPADDNVLSFLTLPQLRELMVQHWPCFEPYFDERRDVELALDELEVTRNVVSRNRALSEAVLGQAERASARLLEILGAGGDVPSARRLPVDAVEDLVGDRYADVVAVHPDRVRLLRQFPAEDIFGGARRLDAVGIGLNLLVQNFSGRRLVRLAEAGCRVRLLFLNPASSAVKRRERELGMRRGELSRAVEMNILHMRRVRSKLRDPGAFEIQVYDETPRHAAYLVDGDGTDGIAVVQSYLRRSRGMEAPVLVLRHGNKVVKPGEMDESGLFPTYREEFETAWVDSRPVS
- a CDS encoding copper amine oxidase; protein product: MRVTRISPARGRTAALGLAVAALAAGLTTGAGPATAQPQSAAAAAPDCSAAFRIEQKLSSGTTWRMCWRYDSKAGLVLDDISYQPKGEAAPIKVLNSARLGQIHVPYDDGGNEYDDLTGQDFAKDLMNLAPAECPGGTIKTVKIPDPYPEQNPNVKGLCTTTRSRGHAYRMQGDTANKVFQAQGKDLLVYTVNQVGWYEYMTEWRFQDDGTINMNVGATGTLSPFDYDAGDGKGWPIGKGAAKDKATSHSHNVFWRLDFALDGSTKNRVEQYDSTVTPRGADTPTTKTTRTKVTKELAGDAKTYRWWRVVSATGKNKDNHARSYEFVPGPTTRYPGRSYTKHDIYFTQYNKCELFSSNNPRCDSAHPKSVDKWVNGQTLTHPVAWVNVGFHHIARDEDQQPMPVHWQGFSIAPRDVTAMNPLTPAELAGQNGNYLGGS
- a CDS encoding Tat pathway signal sequence domain protein, whose product is MREIVRRHLGKVVAGAAIAVASTAVMVGITLPGTAGADETGGTKGDGTAAAAQQLGQDEQGAPVAPGVVQAAPDEGDKGKGGDPLTDDEIARAQKLAVNRQTFAASENAAGERGPQQLTVDLAEQEAGGTDTSRRADVSYYDYRDDTLVTKTVDLDTGKVVDSAEQQGVQPPLSRAESSEAAALLIADPLGAGLKADYKDAMGKELTSADQLRLSGGVYRATPGAQSAVLDQCGEHRCVRLFTKVKNGPWIDTTSLVIDLSAHKVGELKR